ACAGGCTGAATGTATGGGTGGACGTTGGCCATTTGCACAGGGACCTTCATGTGCATATTGCAGAAGGAGCCACACAAGATGTGCCCACCTTGTGCCCTGAAGCCCCCGCACACCCCACGGTGATAGTCCTGTGACACTGTTGTCTCAGAGCACCAAAGCTGCTGGCCATTGCATAGTGACTCTTAGGCAAAACTGTGATGTGCTTAATAATTAGTGTAAAATTTAGAAGGTTGTCATACCCACCAGAGCCCTGGAGTGGATCTGGTTACACTGGGGTTAGgtggtggggctttttttggtgaTAGGAGCTGTTAGTAGATGTCAATTTTTTTCATGGGACTAGATGACTGGCAGCACTTGCAATCGTCACCCAGAGCTGGAAGAGGCTTTACTGTGAGCTGGCTTAGAGGAACAGTGACTTTCTATGATTTTCCCATTGCTGATTAGATACTTTTCTAAATGCTACCTCCCTTTATTGATAAACAAGGATATAATGCTTATTTCCCTTAACTTAAAGCAGCAATGTTAACGTCTGATTACTCCTATGACATGCAGGTCATGCTTGTTAAAATTGAAAGCCACAGATGATTATATTTGGAAGAGATTGCCATATCACACTGAATTAGTAATAGAAGCGTTGTTTTCAGTTTCACTTCCTTTATATGTACAAGGCAGGTTTTCTTCCCTAAGATTTGTGGATTTACAACTCTACCGTTTCTTGTAGATCAAGATATTTATACAATTGCATTTTGAAAACACTTCCGTTTTTATGAATGAGTTTCAAAAGAACAAAGCCCATACTGCCTTACGCTtagaagaataaacaaaaattaagaggTTTAGCTGTTGCTTACTGTTTCTGAAATCTAAAACATCTGTGATTAGGACTCTTGAAAGTCTGTTTAGATAGATAGTTGagaatttgttctgttttggtttgtttagaAAGTATGCCCGTTATTTCAGATGTTCTGCctataaaaaatgtaaaacaatttAGTTGTCTCAGGTCTGAATTTAATCTGAGTCACTGGCAGGAGGTCACTAAATTCAGTCCAGGGTTTCATTCAGATCTGCCATTTAGACCTAAAAAATGTTACCATAAAAATGTTGGCATGTTTGTTATGCAGGGAGTATAATGTCTTAATTGAAATGGTACcagaaactatttaaaaaactTCTATTACAGTTCACATGACAGACAGTATTTTATAGCTCCAACATCTGTTTTAAGGCCAACGTGTGAGATTTAGCCTTTGTCTGACTGTAACTCTCTTGATTTCAGTGAAGTTGTACCCACTTAAATCCTGATCGAATTTGTCTCACATGAGTGGTTTTTTAATTGtatgatttaattttctttatctcCACGCCAGTGTTACAGTATGGAGCTTCAGACATGTTAGAATAAGGTCAATAACAgatcctttcttcttcctttttattttcacagttacAGGGATCCATTAAAAGAAAGCTGGAAGATGATAGCTCTCCTGCCTCCAGTGGCATGCCTGATGTCATTTTCCCAAACGACAGTAAAAGACTTTGTCTTGACGATGTAAACCTTGCCATGGGCCAAGGTGCCAATCCCAATGTGGCATGTCCAGAAATGCAAAGTCCTCCATTCTCCACCAGTCACAGCGCTTCTTCCCTGGGAGTTGCAGGTCACTCAGTGCTCCTCGAAAACAATCACATGAATGGCGGTGGCATTGGTTCCCCGTTTTCAGTGCCACCCAACACGGAAATAAATCAGAAGGGGTCAATAGGAGGGCAAAACAATAACATTGTCCACTATGATGAGAAAGGAAACAGCTTACAGTCAGTGGACCAAGAGCTGCAAGATCTATTGGAAGAGCTGACAAAAATGCCCGATCCTTCTCCCAATGACCTGGATCTAGAGAAGATTTTGTGCAGCAAGGCTGAAGAGCCACTTGGGCTGAGTCATGCTCAACCAAGCATAAGTACCACTCCAAAGTCCTCCCCACAGACTTCCCACTTGGAGAACCATGTTACTAACAAAGATTTTTCTCCGGGCTGCAATCCAACCAGTGGAGGATCTCCTCAGATGAGACCATCATCTGCTGGAGCTAACTTCCAAGTTCCTCCCTCAAACAAAGCTGCTGCATCACCCATCTCTACAGCAGCTCAGAGCAAGAACCAGCCACCACCTATGCTTCCAGTACCCTTACCCAACATACCTGGTTCCAACTGGCACGCTCAGCAGCTAAAGCAGCTGGCAGCTAGCAAGCAGGTGTCTAGTACTAAGCAGCAAGTACAGACTCCCAGCTGGCCAACTATGTCTCCTCCTGGTCTCTCTCCGCCTTACAGGGCAGGATCTTCCCCCCACCATCAACCTTTCAGTCCTCAAAATGTTATGGTGTCTGGCATGCCTGCTAATAATTTACCAGGAAACAACATTCAGAGTCCTCAAAACACTCTGCTTTCGAGCATGACTTCCAGCAGCACCCCATCCAATGGCCCCTCTCCTCCTTATGGGTCTGAGAAGCTCTCCAGTCCGGCTCTGAACCAGCAGCCCTTCAGCCCTCAGAGCTCCATGCTGCCCACCCTGACAGCAGGCAGCTTACCAGCCAACAATATTAAAAGCCCACAGAACAACTTGGTTGCCAGCATGGCCTCCACAAATACTGGACCTTCTCCACCGTACAGGCCCGAAAAGCTGTCGAGCCCAGCTCTGCATCAGCAGCCCTTCAGTCCTCAAGGTACATTAATCTCTAACATCActcccaccagcacccccacAAATATGCAGAGCTCGCTTTTTAAATCAATGACTACAAACCAGTCCAAAAATATGAACATAATTATGCAGCAGCCATCCAGTAGCTTACAGCCAGGTCTGGTGAATGAGAGCCCTGTTAGCCAAGAGCAGTTTTCTTTCAATAACACCAAACCACTGTCTCACTTTGCCTCAGAGTCAGCTACTCAAAAGATGTCACCTCTGACAGCAGGACAAGGGCAGCAGTCCCTCATTCACtatctccagcagcagcagcagcagcaggcagctccaGCCACGCAGCAGTCCCAGCAGGCTAAcaacagccagtttctccagcagCAGTTTCGACAGCTGATACAGCCACATCGGATGCAGAGACACATGCAGCCTGCCACACTGCCATCTCAAAGCAGACAGGTGAGAACATCTCTTCTGTCTTATAGGGCTTATGTGAAAATATTgactgatttattatttttactttcctttgtgtttcaaaTGCGATGTCGCTAAACTTCTGGGGTGTGCGCAGTGTACGCATGGACAAGGCAATAACAACATTCTGGTGTTATCAGAGTAACTTTATTTCTTCAGTTGAAATGTACTGTAATTCCACCATGCATTGTCTCTGCTAGCCCAGTGGAGAACTTTGTGCTATTAGGCAAAACACATTTCATAccaccaaaataaattattttatatgtataggTGATTTTCTTACTTAGCTTCTATTGTAAGCTGTAGGATGTTCCTGTAACATGTTTCCCATCATCCTTTtagtgggaatttttttttttttcttagtgccCTTCAATAAATTAACCTCTGTGTTATGCTTCTGAGGCTAGAAAAGATCGGGTGGGGTAAGAACTGAAGTTAAAATATGACTCCTTCATGGACAGCAGGTCAAACAGTACAGCTCCCGAATAGCAAAGAAGCAGACTTGAAATACCTGTTACTAGCATGTGCCAGAAGCAATGCCCTGCTTTGGATGAGGGCCATTCCCCACCCTTTGTTGATCTGCGATACTAACCAAAAATGTGGCTGGCAGGAGTGAGACACAGCTCTGATTTCTCTCCAGCAACCTTCTCCCTGAGACTCAAGGAGAGGTGCAAAGCACTATCCGCTACTACCCCAGATAAGAGAGGCTTACTGTGAACGGGGACTTCAGAGCAAGGAAGGGCTTGGGACTAGTCTGAGAGCAGTCTGGGTGTAAGGAATAAATAACTATCTTTTCATTAGGAAGAATAGTAGGAATCATTGAACCTCACCACCAAAGCCATGTACCTTGCTAGGCTGAACCAGCACCCTGGAAGCAGAATCCTTCAAGCCGCTTAGCTGTGCACACAGGCACTCCATCAACTCCTCGTGAAGGATTGGAACGCTTTTCACCCAGCAAACCAGAGACTGATCCCTGAAGCTCAGCTAGGATCTGCTCAAGAGCGTGGTGCTTAGCTGGGGAATACCCTCCAGAGCCTGGgtttctttgctcttcttccctgctGAGTGACTGGTTCTTATAAAGGTAGATTTCTTCGGTGTAGGTGGCTTGGTTTAACCTTGTCCTATGATAGCAATGAGAAATAAGGGAATAGTTACTGAAAGTCAGCTTCTTAGTGGTAAATCAATGAGGTGCATTTCTACTGTGCCACTTTAGGACTGACTCACTCTTTTCCAAGTTGTGCACACTCCGTACTCCTTTGCTTTGACACAGCAGCTTAAAACACACAGCTGGGAAGGACTTGCTGAATTTTCTTATCCAAATCAAAACCATGTAACAGTATGGCATATATAGTTTACTTTAAAGGGTTATCAATATAAGGCCCCTAATTCACCAAAGGCCTGAAGCAATTCTGTTGCTTGAAGCACTTGAGGAACCTGTTTGTGTTCAGTGGGACCTGAACTAAGCACAAAGTAGAGGGTCTTGCTGGCTTGGGATCTAGGAGTATGGATGGACGTACGATTGAAAGTAAGTTGCTGCAGCTTTATGAATTACTGCCCATCAGCAGGTTTATTCTGGAGGCAGTGTGGGTGAAGAATACATTCACGGTGTTTCACTGCGTCTCAGATGATGGCTAGTAAGTTGTTAACTGCAGTAACATGATTGCTTTTGATCATATGTCCGTAAcctttgagcattttttttttttctggctccgCCACTGGGTGTGTGGAATTGCCACGTCCCTGTTGGATTCCTGAGGTTTCCTGTGCCCTAGTTTTCCCTACTTTGCATTTTTGTCTTACACCTCTGAACCCCCTACATTATTgattagccaaaaaaaaaaaaaaaaaaaaaaaaaagagcaaaaattccTGCAGTGAGTCTCTTTAATTGGCCAAAATAGCCCCTCTTCCAGCAACTTTCCTAgtgctctgcctgtgctgcaTTTTTAGCTGATTCTCACCGTCAGAGAGAGAGTTGTTGTAATTTGGTGGCTATCAGTAAAGATCAAGGACAGTTAAGACAATGATTGCGTTTTACATTTTCAGACTAGTTAGGTAAGCTTATGGTGCCTCCCTCATTTTACAAGTAAGACTTATTACAATAATTATACACCAGATGACAGTGCTTCAGTTTTACAGTCTGTTGAGCTGCTGAAGAAAGATGGTGGATGTTCAGGAATGGAACTTTTTGTTAGGTTTTGATAACTGCAGatctcacagaagaaaatggaaCCTGagtgctgaattaaaaaaaaaaaaaattacatagaaaaATTAATCTAGGTAGGAAACCTTAAAATTCTGGGATACTTGCTAAGTTTCTTTGAATCTAGATGTAGATCTGTTATTTCTCTGCAATGGATTTCTTATTTACATTGAGACATTGATACTGAAATTTTGGACCTGACTTGCTATGTACCAATTTTACTCCATTATAGTGAAATCGCTCCAGTGACTGGTTTTGATTTCCAACAGTGTACCTGGAGCTGAATTTGAGCTTTGCAGAATTTTCTCCTGAGGCAGGTGATGAATAGGACTTTTCAAGCATAGAGCAGTTGTTTCATTAAAAGGCAAAATGTTAACGATTCAGAAGACAGGGGAGACAACTTCTGCATCTTCAAAAATCAGTAACCTTCTGGtggaaaaatgccttttttagGCTCATTCACAGAAATTTgctcaaagaaaaataacagcattCCCTGGAATGTTGTTTAGTGTTTAAAAGTCACCCCATTACTCTGCGTGTGTGTTTGTAAATGTGACTAAAATTTGTAGAAATAAGGCGTAGTACTCTCTTCTTTTGAGCAAGAGGTGCAGCTTTGTACAGAAGAAGAATGTGGATGGTGGCCAGTTGGAGGGAGAACAATAAACCATGAAATTTGATCCTTGTAGCAGGCAGAGCAACACGGGGAAGAGAGCAGTGGCTGAGACATAGATCCAGAGTgagctttttgctgttgttttaatgTGTATTAAAGCAAAGACTCCACATTCCAAAAGCTGAGTTACTACTGGCACCTCACAGCTCTTCCATTTTCGTACTTCATGATACATCTCTTAAGCGTAATCCGTCTGCATCCCAGATCCTGTATTGCCTGGACAACGGGTAGATCTGATAGGGGCTAATCTTTTCCCATCTGAAGCACTATGTCTTTATTGTTGAGCATTGATGGATATTGATTGAGGCACTGACAGTTTGCATTGTGCGATATTGCAAAGCCTGGTGGTGCTAACCCTGCTCTTGCGGAT
The window above is part of the Strix aluco isolate bStrAlu1 chromosome 10, bStrAlu1.hap1, whole genome shotgun sequence genome. Proteins encoded here:
- the MAMLD1 gene encoding mastermind-like domain-containing protein 1; amino-acid sequence: MLLVSQRVEAPRMEPHIPLQGSIKRKLEDDSSPASSGMPDVIFPNDSKRLCLDDVNLAMGQGANPNVACPEMQSPPFSTSHSASSLGVAGHSVLLENNHMNGGGIGSPFSVPPNTEINQKGSIGGQNNNIVHYDEKGNSLQSVDQELQDLLEELTKMPDPSPNDLDLEKILCSKAEEPLGLSHAQPSISTTPKSSPQTSHLENHVTNKDFSPGCNPTSGGSPQMRPSSAGANFQVPPSNKAAASPISTAAQSKNQPPPMLPVPLPNIPGSNWHAQQLKQLAASKQVSSTKQQVQTPSWPTMSPPGLSPPYRAGSSPHHQPFSPQNVMVSGMPANNLPGNNIQSPQNTLLSSMTSSSTPSNGPSPPYGSEKLSSPALNQQPFSPQSSMLPTLTAGSLPANNIKSPQNNLVASMASTNTGPSPPYRPEKLSSPALHQQPFSPQGTLISNITPTSTPTNMQSSLFKSMTTNQSKNMNIIMQQPSSSLQPGLVNESPVSQEQFSFNNTKPLSHFASESATQKMSPLTAGQGQQSLIHYLQQQQQQQAAPATQQSQQANNSQFLQQQFRQLIQPHRMQRHMQPATLPSQSRQDQNPGIVARLQEPGSIPSGGSVPAPATVNGYTMRNHLLKQQIMKRQLMQEKQRQNMLGVTSEQRSLFAAQQINQFQAVQQPLPADCSQVMPAPPPNHRMLPSNPAMLQSTLGSGMAPATASQSSGTMVMIPHNSGKQQGIFPPNSDFNIPLRPSQNSLGMNSGCQTAHSHSAARPGMPMAGFSSASLANHSATQQHLRQPSMPRIPNVYPNSSAQMWTPTAVPRMPNQSQMDTSLQQFSGNTLFSKQNVRPSAPGQQFSQQAVVPPNQIAPSVQVRQMQKLSMGQSGQGLSSMSNQNLRHNLTRGPLPAMNVMKSMPQGVSSFNQLNPASGLGPPSYPSTGQPPDAFSRMSAAAELPQYDFVSQHSNSVMPANCSDTDFLDSLMKNSSSNDEEWLNNLTMIDDILGQHAQSSGHV